A part of Podarcis muralis chromosome 13, rPodMur119.hap1.1, whole genome shotgun sequence genomic DNA contains:
- the LOC114582444 gene encoding uncharacterized protein LOC114582444 isoform X3, whose amino-acid sequence MESVPYPGFPGDAENNGPFPLEEDDPGVPKFAVVKPHFPWMEHGEEMQLPEPGERQELTVVNAGSDTPSEEEEEMVEGAEEQGASTCLESWDWGQAASGEKDAEASVATDPRPFRCSECGKGFAQSSNLVKHQRIHTGERPFRCPECGRGFSWSSSLAEHLKAHGGRRPHACGECGKRFARGSTLAEHQRVHTGEKPFRCHQCGARFSQSSTLAHHLRTHSGERPHACPDCGKRFGRKSTLVTHRRTHTGEKPYLCRECGRCFGVSSDLAKHVRNHRANGSGWGNAAAEVPCPTPLPAADQGRQQNEYASLEGSDAGGQQNDCGEEEEEEEKTFMCSECGEGFRQSSELTQHQRIHLSEVAHCCHQCGETFPDQSELDAHEASHSVEEKPYKCSDCYACFSENSALQIHQRLHLGELSHFCHQGGENFPDSSDVEEPHSTHNGKQNPFECPECGAHFAEATALAAHQTTHLDVESFPCPQCGKTFLDRDELALHQVSHAGKGDEEAEEKPYKCTICSTCFPDSSDLLAHKVSHGAGGRSHSCHQCGETFPSDSELAIHQLSHTTEAALDKLYSCAVCGKSFALFATLAAHERTHMSDDDAYRCPTCGERFPDSGKLGRHQRRHLGEERPFRCPACGKGFVLLSGLRQHQRDPPARCPQCGETFVWRCRLTEHCRSCHPVERPYKCPDCGKGFAQSSKLLRHQVTHTGEKPFKCPDCGKIFSQSSNLAEHRRTHAPGKAHCCAICGKAFALGSYLAKHQATHTGARPFRCTECGKGFRQSSNLIQHQRTHTGERPYACASCGKSFTQNSHLVKHRRVHTAERPYRCPVCGKSFRQRGNLAEHQHQHAGTRPYVCGACGKSFRWSSAFSKHQRTHLAP is encoded by the exons ATGGAATCGGTACCCTACCCAGGCTTCCCAGGGGATGCTGAAAACAATGGACCCTTTCCTCTGGAGGAGGACGATCCCGGCGTCCCAAA GTTCGCAGTCGTCAAACCACATTTCCCCTGGATGGAGCACGGGGAGGAGATGCAGCTGCCAGAGCCGGGAGAGAGGCAGGAGCTGACAGTGGTCAACGCAG GTTCTGACACACcaagtgaggaagaggaggaaatggtGGAGGGTGCTGAGGAGCAAGGGGCCTCGACTTGCCTGGAGAGCTGGGACTGGGGCCAAGCAGCGTCAGGAGAGAAGGACGCGGAGGCCTCCGTCGCCACAGACCCTCGGCCGTTCCGCTGCTCAGAGTGTGGCAAGGGCTTTGCCCAGAGCTCAAACCTGGTGAAGCACCAGAGGATCCACACCGGGGAGCGCCCGTTCCGGTGCCCCGAATGCGGCCGCGGCTTCAGCTGGAGCTCCTCGCTGGCAGAGCACCTCAAGGCGCACGGCGGGCGCCGCCCCCACGCCTGTGGCGAGTGTGGGAAGCGCTTTGCCCGGGGCTCTACGCTCGCGGAGCACCAGCGGgtgcacacgggggagaagcctttCCGGTGCCACCAGTGCGGGGCCCGTTTCTCGCAGAGCTCCACCCTGGCGCACCACTTGCGCACGCACTCGGGCGAGCGCCCCCATGCCTGCCCCGACTGCGGGAAGCGGTTCGGGCGCAAGTCCACCCTCGTCACACACCGGCGGACCCACACCGGCGAAAAGCCCTACCTGTGCAGGGAGTGCGGCCGCTGCTTTGGCGTCAGCTCTGACCTGGCCAAGCACGTGCGCAACCATCGCGCCAACGGCAGTGGCTGGGGGAATGCCGCTGCAGAAGTGCCCTGCCCTACTCCGCTGCCAGCCGCAGATCAGGGCAGGCAGCAAAATGAATATGCTTCGCTTGAGGGCTCAGATGCAGGTGGGCAGCAAAATGactgtggagaggaggaggaggaggaagagaaaacctTTATGTGCTCTGAGTGTGGGGAAGGCTTCAGGCAGAGTTCTGAGCTGACTCAGCATCAAAGGATCCATCTGAGTGAAGTTGCGCACTGCTGCCATCAGTGTGGAGAAACCTTCCCTGACCAGTCAGAACTAGACGCCCACGAGGCAAGTCACAGTGTGGAAGAGAAGCCATACAAATGCTCTGACTGTTACGCTTGCTTCTCTgaaaactctgccctccagatacaTCAGAGACTACACCTTGGAGAGTTATCCCACTTCTGCCACCAAGGAGGAGAGAACTTCCCCGATAGCTCTGATGTGGAGGAGCCCCACAGCACCCACAATGGGAAGCAGAATCCCTTTGAGTGTCCAGAGTGTGGGGCCCACTTTGCCGAGGCCACTGCTTTGGCTGCACACCAGACAACCCACCTGGATGTGGAATCGTTTCCCTGCCCCCAGTGTGGGAAAACCTTCCTTGATCGTGATGAGTTGGCCCTTCACCAAGTGAGTCATGCTGGCAAAGGAGATGAGGAGGCAGAAGAGAAGCCTTATAAATGTACCATCTGCAGCACTTGCTTCCCGGACAGCAGTGATCTCCTGGCGCATAAAGTGAGCCATGGGGCGGGTGGAAGATCCCACTCCTGCCACCAATGTGGCGAAACGTTTCCTAGTGACTCGGAGCTTGCGATTCACCAGCTCAGCCACACGACAGAGGCCGCCTTAGACAAGCTGTACTCCTGCGCCGTGTGCGGCAAGTCCTTTGCGCTATTTGCCACGCTGGCGGCGCACGAGCGCACCCACATGTCAGACGACGATGCCTACCGCTGTCCGACATGCGGTGAACGTTTTCCAGACAGCGGCAAGCTGGGGAGGCACCAGCGGCGCCACTTGGGCGAGGAGAGGCCATTCCGGTGCCCGGCGTGCGGCAagggctttgtgttgctttcggGGCTGCGGCAGCACCAACGCGACCCTCCGGCCCGGTGTCCTCAGTGCGGCGAGACCTTCGTGTGGCGCTGCCGACTCACTGAGCACTGCCGCAGCTGCCACCCGGTGGAGCGTCCCTACAAATGCCCCGATTGCGGCAAGGGATTTGCTCAGAGCTCGAAGCTCCTGCGCCACCAGGTGACGCACACCGGCGAGAAGCCGTTCAAGTGCCCCGACTGCGGCAAAATCTTTAGCCAAAGCTCCAACTTGGCGGAGCACCGTCGCACGCACGCCCCGGGCAAGGCGCACTGCTGCGCGATCTGCGGCAAGGCTTTCGCCCTGGGCTCCTACCTAGCCAAGCACCAGGCCACGCACACGGGCGCCCGCCCTTTCCGGTGCACCGAGTGCGGCAAGGGCTTCCGGCAGAGCTCCAATCTCATCCAGCACCAGCGGACGCACACCGGCGAGAGGCCCTACGCCTGCGCCTCCTGCGGCAAGTCCTTCACCCAGAACTCACACCTGGTCAAGCACCGGCGAGTTCATACAGCTGAGAGGCCGTACCGCTGCCCCGTCTGCGGCAAGAGCTTCCGGCAGCGCGGCAACCTGGCTGAGCACCAACACCAGCATGCCGGCACCCGCCCGTATGTCTGCGGCGCCTGTGGGAAGTCGTTCCGGTGGAGTTCTGCTTTCTCCAAACACCAGCGTACTCACCTTGCTCCCTGA
- the TBRG1 gene encoding transforming growth factor beta regulator 1 — translation MKKTLRKNQGERYRLKFRRLRRAAKVLVYENAALCDEIARLEAKYLRVREERRFLLARLLQAQALAEDEPPLPAVASASQPSPDEPAARKPRRERKGKENGRASKRRAAPDLSVRRLVPPLPLDPSGRPVLPIVLGPLTVYSLGEIVPDRPGFHTETAIYPVGYCSTRIFASTRRPVHRCLYTCQIKDGGGRPHFEIAPEDEPGCVFAGSTPDACHAQLLEAVGAAQLEPAGAEFFGLSHPAIQHLIQSCPGARKCTGYRWLRFEVCRQADGPPPEGLPPGNPGTDYEAFQSQGLAGPVGLDFPTATPSPPSGNGYAELFLPCAPSGGSPIPQSPESDTD, via the coding sequence ATGAAGAAAACCCTACGCAAAAACCAAGGCGAGCGTTACCGCCTGAAATTCCGGCGCCTGCGCCGTGCGGCCAAAGTGCTGGTTTACGAGAACGCCGCTCTGTGCGACGAGATTGCCAGGCTCGAGGCGAAATACCTGCGTGTCCGGGAAGAGCGCCGGTTCCTGCTCGCTCGCCTGTTGCAAGCGCAAGCCCTGGCGGAAGACGAGCCTCCTCTGCCGGCCGTCGCTTCCGCTTCGCAGCCCTCGCCGGATGAGCCGGCTGCCCGCAAGCCCCGTCGGGAACGCAAAGGCAAAGAGAACGGCCGGGCCTCCAAGCGCAGGGCGGCCCCCGATCTCAGCGTCCGCCGGCTGGTTCCGCCGCTTCCCTTGGATCCTTCCGGGCGGCCGGTTTTACCCATTGTGTTGGGTCCACTGACCGTCTACAGCTTGGGGGAAATTGTTCCCGACCGCCCAGGCTTCCACACAGAGACGGCCATCTATCCCGTCGGTTACTGCAGCACCAGGATCTTCGCCAGCACCCGCAGACCAGTCCACCGCTGCCTCTACACCTGCCAGATCAAGGACGGCGGTGGCAGGCCGCACTTTGAGATTGCCCCTGAGGACGAGCCGGGCTGCGTGTTCGCTGGCTCCACTCCTGACGCCTGCCACGCTCAGCTTCTGGAGGCTGTGGGAGCAGCGCAGCTTGAGCCGGCAGGGGCCGAGTTCTTTGGCCTCTCCCACCCGGCCATTCAGCACCTCATCCAGAGCTGCCCAGGAGCTCGCAAGTGCACCGGGTACCGCTGGCTGCGCTTTGAGGTGTGCCGCCAAGCGGATGGCCCCCCTCCTGAGGGGTTGCCCCCAGGAAACCCTGGGACTGACTATGAGGCTTTCCAAAGCCAAGGCCTGGCTGGGCCTGTGGGCCTGGACTTCCCCACCGCCA
- the LOC114582659 gene encoding urotensin-2 receptor-like: MDPPTTNLSLWVPLGNGTVSEGGESAAALGAVLSLMCATGVAGNLYALAVVRASPSASSLRVHLVNLALADLLYLSTAPFIVHNGLVKDWLFGEAGCRVLLSLDLLTMHASIFLLTLMSCERYAAVAHPFQAARRARRCRRPLALAIWLLSFALALPMMVMIHQEERAVGDGVPVRRLCSPTWSEEQYRVYLSVLFSTSIVAPGIIIGSLYWRLARTYWVSQTRGGLGRSPKNRVFLLILVIVLAFWACYLPFWVWQLLPLYCQQAARLPVHTEISINHLVTCLTYGNSCINPFLYTLLTRNYREYLRARQRGSSRTSLRCFQNRERPQGEGQEVI; this comes from the coding sequence ATGGACCCACCAACAACCAACCTTTCGTTGTGGGTGCCCCTGGGCAATGGGACTGTGTCGGAGGGAGGTGAGTCAGCCGCAGCCCTGGGAGCTGTGCTGAGCCTGATGTGTGCCACCGGTGTGGCGGGAAACCTCTACGCCTTGGCCGTGGTGCGGGCATCACCCTCAGCTTCCTCGCTCCGCGTCCACTTGGTCAACCTGGCCTTGGCCGACCTGCTGTACCTGTCGACGGCCCCCTTCATTGTCCACAACGGGCTGGTGAAGGACTGGCTTTTCGGCGAGGCCGGCTGCCGGGTCCTCCTCAGCCTGGACCTCCTCACCATGCATGCCAGCATCTTCCTGCTCACCCTGATGAGCTGTGAGCGCTACGCTGCCGTGGCCCACCCCTTCCAGGCCGCAAGGCGTGCGCGACGCTGCCGACGACCTCTGGCCCTGGCCATCTGGCTCCTGTCCTTTGCCCTGGCCTTGCCCATGATGGTGATGATCCACCAGGAGGAGCGGGCGGTGGGGGACGGCGTGCCCGTCCGGCGTCTCTGCTCCCCAACCTGGAGTGAGGAGCAGTACAGGGTCTACCTGAGCGTCCTGTTCAGCACCAGCATCGTGGCTCCCGGCATCATCATCGGGTCCCTCTACTGGCGCTTGGCCAGGACTTATTGGGTGTCGCAGACACGCGGCGGGTTGGGCCGCTCTCCAAAGAACCGGGTCTTCCTCCTCATCCTCGTCATTGTCCTGGCCTTTTGGGCTTGCTATTTGCCCTTCTGGGTCTGGCAGCTCCTGCCTCTTTACTGCCAGCAGGCTGCCCGCCTCCCCGTCCACACAGAGATCTCCATCAACCACCTGGTGACTTGCTTGACTTATGGCAACAGCTGCATCAACCCCTTCCTCTACACCTTGCTGACACGCAACTACCGTGAGTACCTGCGCGCCCGCCAAAGGGGGTCGTCGCGCACTTCCCTGCGATGCTTCCAGAACAGAgagaggccacaaggagaaggccAGGAGGTCATCTGA
- the LOC114582444 gene encoding uncharacterized protein LOC114582444 isoform X1: MGFGAASVIPALTTAPPPPSALVPAWGEMWGEVGRRHAHEISGLHWLLVLLMESVPYPGFPGDAENNGPFPLEEDDPGVPKFAVVKPHFPWMEHGEEMQLPEPGERQELTVVNAGSDTPSEEEEEMVEGAEEQGASTCLESWDWGQAASGEKDAEASVATDPRPFRCSECGKGFAQSSNLVKHQRIHTGERPFRCPECGRGFSWSSSLAEHLKAHGGRRPHACGECGKRFARGSTLAEHQRVHTGEKPFRCHQCGARFSQSSTLAHHLRTHSGERPHACPDCGKRFGRKSTLVTHRRTHTGEKPYLCRECGRCFGVSSDLAKHVRNHRANGSGWGNAAAEVPCPTPLPAADQGRQQNEYASLEGSDAGGQQNDCGEEEEEEEKTFMCSECGEGFRQSSELTQHQRIHLSEVAHCCHQCGETFPDQSELDAHEASHSVEEKPYKCSDCYACFSENSALQIHQRLHLGELSHFCHQGGENFPDSSDVEEPHSTHNGKQNPFECPECGAHFAEATALAAHQTTHLDVESFPCPQCGKTFLDRDELALHQVSHAGKGDEEAEEKPYKCTICSTCFPDSSDLLAHKVSHGAGGRSHSCHQCGETFPSDSELAIHQLSHTTEAALDKLYSCAVCGKSFALFATLAAHERTHMSDDDAYRCPTCGERFPDSGKLGRHQRRHLGEERPFRCPACGKGFVLLSGLRQHQRDPPARCPQCGETFVWRCRLTEHCRSCHPVERPYKCPDCGKGFAQSSKLLRHQVTHTGEKPFKCPDCGKIFSQSSNLAEHRRTHAPGKAHCCAICGKAFALGSYLAKHQATHTGARPFRCTECGKGFRQSSNLIQHQRTHTGERPYACASCGKSFTQNSHLVKHRRVHTAERPYRCPVCGKSFRQRGNLAEHQHQHAGTRPYVCGACGKSFRWSSAFSKHQRTHLAP, from the exons ATGGGGTTTGGGGCGGCGAGTGTGATTCCAGCCCTgacaaccgcccccccccctccatcagcTCTCGTCCCTGCCTGGGGGGAGATGTGGGGGGAGGTCGGAAGGCGGCACGCGCACGAGATCTCCGGTCTCCACTGGCTGCTCGTGCTCCTG ATGGAATCGGTACCCTACCCAGGCTTCCCAGGGGATGCTGAAAACAATGGACCCTTTCCTCTGGAGGAGGACGATCCCGGCGTCCCAAA GTTCGCAGTCGTCAAACCACATTTCCCCTGGATGGAGCACGGGGAGGAGATGCAGCTGCCAGAGCCGGGAGAGAGGCAGGAGCTGACAGTGGTCAACGCAG GTTCTGACACACcaagtgaggaagaggaggaaatggtGGAGGGTGCTGAGGAGCAAGGGGCCTCGACTTGCCTGGAGAGCTGGGACTGGGGCCAAGCAGCGTCAGGAGAGAAGGACGCGGAGGCCTCCGTCGCCACAGACCCTCGGCCGTTCCGCTGCTCAGAGTGTGGCAAGGGCTTTGCCCAGAGCTCAAACCTGGTGAAGCACCAGAGGATCCACACCGGGGAGCGCCCGTTCCGGTGCCCCGAATGCGGCCGCGGCTTCAGCTGGAGCTCCTCGCTGGCAGAGCACCTCAAGGCGCACGGCGGGCGCCGCCCCCACGCCTGTGGCGAGTGTGGGAAGCGCTTTGCCCGGGGCTCTACGCTCGCGGAGCACCAGCGGgtgcacacgggggagaagcctttCCGGTGCCACCAGTGCGGGGCCCGTTTCTCGCAGAGCTCCACCCTGGCGCACCACTTGCGCACGCACTCGGGCGAGCGCCCCCATGCCTGCCCCGACTGCGGGAAGCGGTTCGGGCGCAAGTCCACCCTCGTCACACACCGGCGGACCCACACCGGCGAAAAGCCCTACCTGTGCAGGGAGTGCGGCCGCTGCTTTGGCGTCAGCTCTGACCTGGCCAAGCACGTGCGCAACCATCGCGCCAACGGCAGTGGCTGGGGGAATGCCGCTGCAGAAGTGCCCTGCCCTACTCCGCTGCCAGCCGCAGATCAGGGCAGGCAGCAAAATGAATATGCTTCGCTTGAGGGCTCAGATGCAGGTGGGCAGCAAAATGactgtggagaggaggaggaggaggaagagaaaacctTTATGTGCTCTGAGTGTGGGGAAGGCTTCAGGCAGAGTTCTGAGCTGACTCAGCATCAAAGGATCCATCTGAGTGAAGTTGCGCACTGCTGCCATCAGTGTGGAGAAACCTTCCCTGACCAGTCAGAACTAGACGCCCACGAGGCAAGTCACAGTGTGGAAGAGAAGCCATACAAATGCTCTGACTGTTACGCTTGCTTCTCTgaaaactctgccctccagatacaTCAGAGACTACACCTTGGAGAGTTATCCCACTTCTGCCACCAAGGAGGAGAGAACTTCCCCGATAGCTCTGATGTGGAGGAGCCCCACAGCACCCACAATGGGAAGCAGAATCCCTTTGAGTGTCCAGAGTGTGGGGCCCACTTTGCCGAGGCCACTGCTTTGGCTGCACACCAGACAACCCACCTGGATGTGGAATCGTTTCCCTGCCCCCAGTGTGGGAAAACCTTCCTTGATCGTGATGAGTTGGCCCTTCACCAAGTGAGTCATGCTGGCAAAGGAGATGAGGAGGCAGAAGAGAAGCCTTATAAATGTACCATCTGCAGCACTTGCTTCCCGGACAGCAGTGATCTCCTGGCGCATAAAGTGAGCCATGGGGCGGGTGGAAGATCCCACTCCTGCCACCAATGTGGCGAAACGTTTCCTAGTGACTCGGAGCTTGCGATTCACCAGCTCAGCCACACGACAGAGGCCGCCTTAGACAAGCTGTACTCCTGCGCCGTGTGCGGCAAGTCCTTTGCGCTATTTGCCACGCTGGCGGCGCACGAGCGCACCCACATGTCAGACGACGATGCCTACCGCTGTCCGACATGCGGTGAACGTTTTCCAGACAGCGGCAAGCTGGGGAGGCACCAGCGGCGCCACTTGGGCGAGGAGAGGCCATTCCGGTGCCCGGCGTGCGGCAagggctttgtgttgctttcggGGCTGCGGCAGCACCAACGCGACCCTCCGGCCCGGTGTCCTCAGTGCGGCGAGACCTTCGTGTGGCGCTGCCGACTCACTGAGCACTGCCGCAGCTGCCACCCGGTGGAGCGTCCCTACAAATGCCCCGATTGCGGCAAGGGATTTGCTCAGAGCTCGAAGCTCCTGCGCCACCAGGTGACGCACACCGGCGAGAAGCCGTTCAAGTGCCCCGACTGCGGCAAAATCTTTAGCCAAAGCTCCAACTTGGCGGAGCACCGTCGCACGCACGCCCCGGGCAAGGCGCACTGCTGCGCGATCTGCGGCAAGGCTTTCGCCCTGGGCTCCTACCTAGCCAAGCACCAGGCCACGCACACGGGCGCCCGCCCTTTCCGGTGCACCGAGTGCGGCAAGGGCTTCCGGCAGAGCTCCAATCTCATCCAGCACCAGCGGACGCACACCGGCGAGAGGCCCTACGCCTGCGCCTCCTGCGGCAAGTCCTTCACCCAGAACTCACACCTGGTCAAGCACCGGCGAGTTCATACAGCTGAGAGGCCGTACCGCTGCCCCGTCTGCGGCAAGAGCTTCCGGCAGCGCGGCAACCTGGCTGAGCACCAACACCAGCATGCCGGCACCCGCCCGTATGTCTGCGGCGCCTGTGGGAAGTCGTTCCGGTGGAGTTCTGCTTTCTCCAAACACCAGCGTACTCACCTTGCTCCCTGA
- the LOC114582444 gene encoding uncharacterized protein LOC114582444 isoform X2: METMESVPYPGFPGDAENNGPFPLEEDDPGVPKFAVVKPHFPWMEHGEEMQLPEPGERQELTVVNAGSDTPSEEEEEMVEGAEEQGASTCLESWDWGQAASGEKDAEASVATDPRPFRCSECGKGFAQSSNLVKHQRIHTGERPFRCPECGRGFSWSSSLAEHLKAHGGRRPHACGECGKRFARGSTLAEHQRVHTGEKPFRCHQCGARFSQSSTLAHHLRTHSGERPHACPDCGKRFGRKSTLVTHRRTHTGEKPYLCRECGRCFGVSSDLAKHVRNHRANGSGWGNAAAEVPCPTPLPAADQGRQQNEYASLEGSDAGGQQNDCGEEEEEEEKTFMCSECGEGFRQSSELTQHQRIHLSEVAHCCHQCGETFPDQSELDAHEASHSVEEKPYKCSDCYACFSENSALQIHQRLHLGELSHFCHQGGENFPDSSDVEEPHSTHNGKQNPFECPECGAHFAEATALAAHQTTHLDVESFPCPQCGKTFLDRDELALHQVSHAGKGDEEAEEKPYKCTICSTCFPDSSDLLAHKVSHGAGGRSHSCHQCGETFPSDSELAIHQLSHTTEAALDKLYSCAVCGKSFALFATLAAHERTHMSDDDAYRCPTCGERFPDSGKLGRHQRRHLGEERPFRCPACGKGFVLLSGLRQHQRDPPARCPQCGETFVWRCRLTEHCRSCHPVERPYKCPDCGKGFAQSSKLLRHQVTHTGEKPFKCPDCGKIFSQSSNLAEHRRTHAPGKAHCCAICGKAFALGSYLAKHQATHTGARPFRCTECGKGFRQSSNLIQHQRTHTGERPYACASCGKSFTQNSHLVKHRRVHTAERPYRCPVCGKSFRQRGNLAEHQHQHAGTRPYVCGACGKSFRWSSAFSKHQRTHLAP, translated from the exons ATGGAGACG ATGGAATCGGTACCCTACCCAGGCTTCCCAGGGGATGCTGAAAACAATGGACCCTTTCCTCTGGAGGAGGACGATCCCGGCGTCCCAAA GTTCGCAGTCGTCAAACCACATTTCCCCTGGATGGAGCACGGGGAGGAGATGCAGCTGCCAGAGCCGGGAGAGAGGCAGGAGCTGACAGTGGTCAACGCAG GTTCTGACACACcaagtgaggaagaggaggaaatggtGGAGGGTGCTGAGGAGCAAGGGGCCTCGACTTGCCTGGAGAGCTGGGACTGGGGCCAAGCAGCGTCAGGAGAGAAGGACGCGGAGGCCTCCGTCGCCACAGACCCTCGGCCGTTCCGCTGCTCAGAGTGTGGCAAGGGCTTTGCCCAGAGCTCAAACCTGGTGAAGCACCAGAGGATCCACACCGGGGAGCGCCCGTTCCGGTGCCCCGAATGCGGCCGCGGCTTCAGCTGGAGCTCCTCGCTGGCAGAGCACCTCAAGGCGCACGGCGGGCGCCGCCCCCACGCCTGTGGCGAGTGTGGGAAGCGCTTTGCCCGGGGCTCTACGCTCGCGGAGCACCAGCGGgtgcacacgggggagaagcctttCCGGTGCCACCAGTGCGGGGCCCGTTTCTCGCAGAGCTCCACCCTGGCGCACCACTTGCGCACGCACTCGGGCGAGCGCCCCCATGCCTGCCCCGACTGCGGGAAGCGGTTCGGGCGCAAGTCCACCCTCGTCACACACCGGCGGACCCACACCGGCGAAAAGCCCTACCTGTGCAGGGAGTGCGGCCGCTGCTTTGGCGTCAGCTCTGACCTGGCCAAGCACGTGCGCAACCATCGCGCCAACGGCAGTGGCTGGGGGAATGCCGCTGCAGAAGTGCCCTGCCCTACTCCGCTGCCAGCCGCAGATCAGGGCAGGCAGCAAAATGAATATGCTTCGCTTGAGGGCTCAGATGCAGGTGGGCAGCAAAATGactgtggagaggaggaggaggaggaagagaaaacctTTATGTGCTCTGAGTGTGGGGAAGGCTTCAGGCAGAGTTCTGAGCTGACTCAGCATCAAAGGATCCATCTGAGTGAAGTTGCGCACTGCTGCCATCAGTGTGGAGAAACCTTCCCTGACCAGTCAGAACTAGACGCCCACGAGGCAAGTCACAGTGTGGAAGAGAAGCCATACAAATGCTCTGACTGTTACGCTTGCTTCTCTgaaaactctgccctccagatacaTCAGAGACTACACCTTGGAGAGTTATCCCACTTCTGCCACCAAGGAGGAGAGAACTTCCCCGATAGCTCTGATGTGGAGGAGCCCCACAGCACCCACAATGGGAAGCAGAATCCCTTTGAGTGTCCAGAGTGTGGGGCCCACTTTGCCGAGGCCACTGCTTTGGCTGCACACCAGACAACCCACCTGGATGTGGAATCGTTTCCCTGCCCCCAGTGTGGGAAAACCTTCCTTGATCGTGATGAGTTGGCCCTTCACCAAGTGAGTCATGCTGGCAAAGGAGATGAGGAGGCAGAAGAGAAGCCTTATAAATGTACCATCTGCAGCACTTGCTTCCCGGACAGCAGTGATCTCCTGGCGCATAAAGTGAGCCATGGGGCGGGTGGAAGATCCCACTCCTGCCACCAATGTGGCGAAACGTTTCCTAGTGACTCGGAGCTTGCGATTCACCAGCTCAGCCACACGACAGAGGCCGCCTTAGACAAGCTGTACTCCTGCGCCGTGTGCGGCAAGTCCTTTGCGCTATTTGCCACGCTGGCGGCGCACGAGCGCACCCACATGTCAGACGACGATGCCTACCGCTGTCCGACATGCGGTGAACGTTTTCCAGACAGCGGCAAGCTGGGGAGGCACCAGCGGCGCCACTTGGGCGAGGAGAGGCCATTCCGGTGCCCGGCGTGCGGCAagggctttgtgttgctttcggGGCTGCGGCAGCACCAACGCGACCCTCCGGCCCGGTGTCCTCAGTGCGGCGAGACCTTCGTGTGGCGCTGCCGACTCACTGAGCACTGCCGCAGCTGCCACCCGGTGGAGCGTCCCTACAAATGCCCCGATTGCGGCAAGGGATTTGCTCAGAGCTCGAAGCTCCTGCGCCACCAGGTGACGCACACCGGCGAGAAGCCGTTCAAGTGCCCCGACTGCGGCAAAATCTTTAGCCAAAGCTCCAACTTGGCGGAGCACCGTCGCACGCACGCCCCGGGCAAGGCGCACTGCTGCGCGATCTGCGGCAAGGCTTTCGCCCTGGGCTCCTACCTAGCCAAGCACCAGGCCACGCACACGGGCGCCCGCCCTTTCCGGTGCACCGAGTGCGGCAAGGGCTTCCGGCAGAGCTCCAATCTCATCCAGCACCAGCGGACGCACACCGGCGAGAGGCCCTACGCCTGCGCCTCCTGCGGCAAGTCCTTCACCCAGAACTCACACCTGGTCAAGCACCGGCGAGTTCATACAGCTGAGAGGCCGTACCGCTGCCCCGTCTGCGGCAAGAGCTTCCGGCAGCGCGGCAACCTGGCTGAGCACCAACACCAGCATGCCGGCACCCGCCCGTATGTCTGCGGCGCCTGTGGGAAGTCGTTCCGGTGGAGTTCTGCTTTCTCCAAACACCAGCGTACTCACCTTGCTCCCTGA